A DNA window from Solanum lycopersicum chromosome 3, SLM_r2.1 contains the following coding sequences:
- the LOC101245037 gene encoding homeobox-leucine zipper protein ATHB-7 gives MEPQLDNSEISNFKKKNKCENAKRFTDEQVKLLESMFKLGTKIEPREKLKLARELGLQPRQVAIWFQNKRARWKSKQLEHEYRLLQSKFDNLNMQFESLKTEKERLLIQLETLNDQLENNNARGSGSQDSREGEMLLHRELEMKDCSGSRFDHKSVNEEDDETREGRDKYFTPKEEAEFWNLEELGDNNSLQHWCVGLASISNSKLWDF, from the exons ATGGAACCACAACTTGATAATTCTGAGATttccaacttcaaaaaaaagaacaagtgTGAAAATGCTAAAAGGTTTACTGATGAGCAAGTGAAGTTACTTGAGTCCATGTTTAAGCTAGGAACAAAGATAGAGCCAAGAGAGAAGCTGAAATTAGCAAGAGAACTCGGGTTGCAACCACGCCAAGTAGCTATTTGGTTTCAGAACAAAAGGGCTAGATGGAAATCGAAGCAATTAGAACACGAATATCGCCTACTTCAATCGAAATTTGACAATTTAAATATGCAATTTGAATCATTGAAGACAGAAAAGGAGAGATTACTCATTCAG TTGGAGACATTAAATGATCAGCTAGAGAACAACAACGCTAGAGGCAGCGGAAGTCAAGATTCAAGAGAGGGTGAAATGCTGTTGCATAGAGAGTTAGAAATGAAGGATTGTTCAGGTTCGAGATTTGATCACAAGAGTGTAAACGAAGAGGATGATGAGACAAGAGAAGGAAGAGATAAATACTTCACTCCAAAAGAAGAAGCAGAGTTTTGGAACCTGGAGGAATTAGGAGATAATAATTCCTTACAACATTGGTGTGTTGGCTTAGCTAGTATTTCCAATTCCAAGTTGTGGGACTTTTGA